AATTCCACTGGTCCAAAAAGTGAACCCCGATCTAGATGATCATGTCACCAATAAAGCCATGGAAGGCCTATTCAAAATGGTCGAAAAAGAAGAGGCAAATATTCGCGCCAATCCCGTGGCCCGCGCTACCGACCTCATGAAAAAAGTCTTTGCCAAACAAGATAAGTAGCCTTTTTAAGCCCTACTTACGTTAGTAAAAAGAGAAGTCAGTTGATCCTCAACTGACTTCTTTTTTGTTACTTTTGAGCCCCTCGGAGCAAAATGCTCTAGCCTAGCCTAAAAATAGAATTTATGTTTTATCGCACGCTTTTATACCTTTTGATCTGCTGCCTAAGCAGCCCCGCACTCTTTGCCCAAGGAGTACAGCTGGTTCCACTAGAAGAAAATTTGGCCCTCAAAAAAAGAAGCCAACTCAAAAATAATCAGGTCTGCCCCAACCTCCAACTGAGCCTCCCCTTCTTCGAGGATTTTGCCAATAACCCCAATGGCATTTACCCCGATTGTAGCCGCTGGCAAGATAATCAAGCTTATATCAATGATCAGTTTGGCTATTTGCCCCCCAGCTTAGGAGTAGCCACTCTAGACGGTTTGGACCAAACTGGCGCTCCCTATGATGCCAATGCTAGCGTCTCTATCCCTGAAGCCGCCGATACCCTTACTTCTCAAGCTATAGACCTAGACAACCGCAACCTAAGCGACCAAATTGTCCTGAGCTACTTCTATCAGCCCCAAGGCTGGGGCGACCGGCCCGAAGAAGGCGACTCCCTGCTGCTGGAGTTTTTGGACCAAAACGGCAACTGGCAAGCCGTCCGGGCCCATGCTGGGGTGCCCAGCTCCCTCTCTACTACCGACCTCATTGACTTTGAAGAAGAATTGGTGGTCCTCGATACCCAATTCCTACATGCTAATTTTCAATTCAGATTTAGAAATTTAGCCACTATTACCGGAAGTAACGACCACTGGAACCTCGATTATATTTATCTAGATGCCAACCGCGATACCAGCCAAGCTAGCAATTATGCCGATGTGAGCTTTCGCATGCGACCAAAATCTCCTCTGGCCCCCTATACCGCAGTGCCTTGGCGCCATTTTGATAATACCCTTTGGTCCGATTCTGTTGTGATGCAGTGCTTTAATCATAATGGCCTATCGGGTACCCTAGACCGCAGATACCAAGTTTATGATAGCGCACAAACAGGCTTTTTGTTACTCAATAGCCAAGTGCCCGCAACCACCTATGCCCCTAGCCCCAACGCAGACGATGACTATCGAGACCTTAGCCTAAATGCTTTTTCGCCCTTTTTGCCTAGCCAAACTACAGAGCTCATCAGCCGCTATATTATTGAAAACCCTAGCGATTTTCAATCTGCAGCCCGC
This genomic interval from Saprospira grandis contains the following:
- a CDS encoding T9SS type A sorting domain-containing protein; translated protein: MFYRTLLYLLICCLSSPALFAQGVQLVPLEENLALKKRSQLKNNQVCPNLQLSLPFFEDFANNPNGIYPDCSRWQDNQAYINDQFGYLPPSLGVATLDGLDQTGAPYDANASVSIPEAADTLTSQAIDLDNRNLSDQIVLSYFYQPQGWGDRPEEGDSLLLEFLDQNGNWQAVRAHAGVPSSLSTTDLIDFEEELVVLDTQFLHANFQFRFRNLATITGSNDHWNLDYIYLDANRDTSQASNYADVSFRMRPKSPLAPYTAVPWRHFDNTLWSDSVVMQCFNHNGLSGTLDRRYQVYDSAQTGFLLLNSQVPATTYAPSPNADDDYRDLSLNAFSPFLPSQTTELISRYIIENPSDFQSAARYQANDTAYLKTQLSNYFAYDDASAEMRIIVQGIGTQLAVAFQAQVDDTLRGIYFHLPYFTNRDAELDFINVKVWEDSAGVPGQELFSKDIYKLRYVEGFNGFHYMPLSDFADSLTPIALAAGSRFHIGWQQASSTPVPVGFDRNNSDAEAFTHVKVGGNAWQDLALGGAVMIRPVLSPSANPVIVSSTTTLAPKTTLNWKVFPNPLAEVLMIEGLEERPQAELQLYNSLGQLVAQSPAQSRWTLPQLPSGIYYLSVWENGQCLGSKKLLQP